DNA from Microbacterium sp. BLY:
CGGCCCGGCCGCGAGCGGCAAGCCGTACATCAAGTCGTAGACCCCGTAGGGAAGAAGGAACCATCACCATGACGGACATCGACTGGGACGAGCTGCGTCAGGTCGCCGCCGATGCCATGACCAAGGCGTACGCCCCGTACTCCCGCTACCGGGTGGGGGCGGCGGCGCTCGTGAGCGACGGGCGCATCGTCGCCGGCTGCAACGTCGAGAACGCCTCCTACGGCGTCACGCTGTGCGCCGAGTGCGCGCTCGTGGGCGACCTGCACATGTCGGGCGGCGGCCAGCTCGTCGCCTTCGTGTGCGTCAACAACGACGGCGAGACGATCATGCCGTGCGGACGGTGCCGGCAGCTGCTGTCCGAGCATGCCGTCCCCGGCATGCTGCTGGAGACGGTCTCCGGCATCCGCACGATCGACGAAGTACTGCCCGACGCGTTCGGGCCGCGGGCCCTTCGCCAGGCCCAGGGACCGGACGGAGAAGGACGATGAGTGTGGAGCCGTTCGACGCGGTCGATGTGATCCGTGCCAAGCGCGACGGGGGTGTCGTTCCCGAGCCGGCGCTGCGCTGGATGGTAGACGCCTACACCCGCGGGTACGTGTCCGACGCGCAGATGGCCTCGTTCGCGATGGCGATCTTCCAGCGTGGCATGGAGCGGGACGAGATCCGTGTGCTCACCGATGCGATGATCGCGTCCGGAGAGCGGATGAGCTTCGCGACCCTCGGCAAGAAGACCGTCGACAAGCACTCGACGGGCGGCGTCGGCGACAAGATCACGCTTCCGCTGGCTCCGCTGGTGGCCTCGTTCGGGGTGGCGGTGCCGCAGCTCAGCGGCCGCGGCCTGGGCCACACCGGTGGCACGCTCGACAAGCTGGAGTCGATCCCCGGCTGGCGCGCGGCGCTCAGCAACGAGGAGATGTTCGCCCAGATGCAGGGCGACGTCGGTGCCGTCATCTGCGCCGCCGGTTCCGGGCTCGCGCCCGCCGACGAGAAGCTGTACGCCCTGCGGGACGTGACGGGCACGGTGGAGGCCATCCCGCTGATCGCGTCCAGCATCATGTCGAAGAAGATCGCGGAGGGAACGGATGCGCTCGTCCTCGACGTGAAGTTCGGCTCCGGGGCCTTCATGCAGGACATCGATCGTGCTCGGGAGCTCGCCCGCACGATGGTCGCGCTCGGCACCGACTCCGGTGTCGCCACCACCGCGCTGCTGACGGACATGAACGTCCCGCTCGGGCGGGCGATCGGCAACGCGAACGAGGTCCGCGAGTCGGTGGAGATCCTCGCCGGCGGGGGACCAGCCGATGTCCGCGAGCTGACCGTCGCGCTCGCCAGGGAGATGCTCGCGCTGGCCGGGCAGCCCGACGCGGACGTGGAGGCGGCGCTCGACGGCGGCCGCGCGATGGACACCTGGAAGGCGATGATCCGCGCGCAGGACGGCGACCCCGATGCGGCCCTGCCGACCGCACGCGAGACGCACGTCGTCACCGCCCCCGCCGACGGCGTCGTGACCCGCATGGATGCGCTGCCCTTCGGGATCGCGGCGTGGCGCCTGGGCGCGGGCCGCGCCCGCGCCGAGGATCCCGTGATCTTCGAGGCGGGCATCGACCTGCACGCCAAGCCCGGCGACCGCGTGGCAGCGGGACAGCCGCTCTTCACGTTGTCGGCCGCCGACGAGGCGCGGTTCCCGCGGGCCATCGAGGCGCTGGAGGGTGCCTGGGAACTCGGCGACGACGCCCCCGCCGTGGGGCCGATCGTCCGGGAGCGCATCACGGCGTGAGGCGCGGGCGATAGCCTGAACGAACACCCCGCGACCGAGAGGATCCCCATGTCGATCGATGCGAACGGCGACGTCGCCATCCAGGGCGTCTCCCTGCGGAGCCTGCCGAAGGTGTCGCTGCACGACCACCTGGACGGTGCCGTGCGCCCGGCCACGATCATCGAACTCGCCGACGCGATCGGCCTCGACGTCCCCGCCTCCGACCCGGCGGCGCTCACGTCCTGGTTCGCGAAGAAGAGCGACTCGGGTTCTCTGGTGGAGTACCTGAAGACGTTCGACCTCACCACCGCCGTCATGCAGACGCGCGAGGGCCTGACCAGGGTCGCGCGGGAGTTCGTACAGGACCTCGCCGCCGACGGCGTCATCTACGGGGAGGTTCGCTGGGCGCCGGAGCAGCACCAGGGCCGCGGTCTCTCGCTGGCGGAGGCGGTCGAGGCCGTGCAGCAGGGGATCGAAGAGGGCGAGGATGCGGCGGACCGGAGCGGTCGCAGCATCCGCGTGGGCCAGCTCCTCACGGCGATGCGACACACGGATCGCGCGCAGGAGATCGCCGAGCTCGCGGTCGACTTCCGAGGGCGCGGTGCGGTCGGCTTCGACATCGCCGGCCCCGAGGACGGCTTCCTGCCGTCGAACCACCGGGCGGCCTTCGACTACCTCGCCGAGAACTTCTTCCCGGTCACCGTGCACGCGGGAGAGGCGGCGGGACTCGCGTCGATCCGTTCGGCGCTGCTCGACGGCCGTGCACTCCGGCTCGGACACGGCGTCCGCATCGCCGAGGACCTCGAGATCGTCACCCAGGAAGGCGACGAGGTGCAGGTGCGCTTCGGCGACCTCGCCCGGTGGGTCCGGGATCGCGAGATCCCTCTGGAGCTCTCGCCCTCGTCCAATCTGCAGACGGGGGCGGTCGCCGCGTGGGGCAACACCCTGGCCGACCATCCGTTCGACCTGCTGTACCAGCTCGGTTTCGCCGTGACGGTGAACGTCGACAACCGCACCATGAGCGGGACCTCGCTGACGCGGGAGCTGGCGTTGCTGGTGCAGACCTTCGAGTACGACCTCGACGACCTCGAAGCCTTCCAGTTCAACGCGGCCGCGGCTGCCTTCCTCCCCGTAGAGGAGCGTGAAGAGCTCGTGGAGATGATCGCCGAGGGATTCGACGCCTGACGTGCGCTCCGGGGGGAGAGGGCGCAGGGGGATCGCGCTGATCGTCGTGACCGGCGTCGCGCTGCTCGCCGGCGCTGCGGTCACCGGTGTGGTGCTGTGGCAGCGGGCGGCATCGGCGGAGCAGGAGAGCCGGCCGGCTCGTGCGGCCGGTTCGGCGATCCCGCGACCGCTGACCGCCGCGGAGCAGCTGGTGGCGGACGCGGACGACCCGCGGGCGTGCGCGGTCACCTTCTCCGGTGAGGGTGCGCCAGCGGAGCCGCAGCTCCAGCAGGAGGGGAGCCTCTATGCCGGCCTTCCCCTCCCGACGCAGGACGGGCGGGTCTTCGCGGGCTGGTATCCCACGGCCGCCGACGCCGCGGCCGTCGACGCCACCGCCCGCGTGAACGGTGCGGAGGTCGTGGCGTGCATCGATCATCAGGTCGAGCTGTTCGCCGCGTGGATGACACCGGAGGCGAACGCCGCCGCGGGGACGAGGGTGCCGATCCTCATGTACCACCAGTTCACCGCGAATCCCGAGGGGGAGAGCGGGTGGCTGCGCGGTAACTACGCGTACATCGGCGATTTCGACGCCCACATGGAGCACATCGCCACGACCGGCTTCTATCTTCCGACGTGGGACGAGCTCAGCGCCTTCATCGACGGCCGGCTGTACCTGCCGACGCGGTCGGTGATCATCACGGATGACGACGCGG
Protein-coding regions in this window:
- a CDS encoding adenosine deaminase, coding for MSIDANGDVAIQGVSLRSLPKVSLHDHLDGAVRPATIIELADAIGLDVPASDPAALTSWFAKKSDSGSLVEYLKTFDLTTAVMQTREGLTRVAREFVQDLAADGVIYGEVRWAPEQHQGRGLSLAEAVEAVQQGIEEGEDAADRSGRSIRVGQLLTAMRHTDRAQEIAELAVDFRGRGAVGFDIAGPEDGFLPSNHRAAFDYLAENFFPVTVHAGEAAGLASIRSALLDGRALRLGHGVRIAEDLEIVTQEGDEVQVRFGDLARWVRDREIPLELSPSSNLQTGAVAAWGNTLADHPFDLLYQLGFAVTVNVDNRTMSGTSLTRELALLVQTFEYDLDDLEAFQFNAAAAAFLPVEEREELVEMIAEGFDA
- a CDS encoding polysaccharide deacetylase family protein, coding for MTGVALLAGAAVTGVVLWQRAASAEQESRPARAAGSAIPRPLTAAEQLVADADDPRACAVTFSGEGAPAEPQLQQEGSLYAGLPLPTQDGRVFAGWYPTAADAAAVDATARVNGAEVVACIDHQVELFAAWMTPEANAAAGTRVPILMYHQFTANPEGESGWLRGNYAYIGDFDAHMEHIATTGFYLPTWDELSAFIDGRLYLPTRSVIITDDDADQSWFDLAAPVVEKHQVLTTSFMVTAYRTDPPPSLWVLRRSHTHDMHQAGENGRGRMVNATPEEIAADLTVSGDLLGAREVVAYPFGHHDDTAKEGVRQAGFELARTIEPGVVEIGTDKLALPVVRIDYGLGLDALVSRIG
- a CDS encoding cytidine deaminase, yielding MTDIDWDELRQVAADAMTKAYAPYSRYRVGAAALVSDGRIVAGCNVENASYGVTLCAECALVGDLHMSGGGQLVAFVCVNNDGETIMPCGRCRQLLSEHAVPGMLLETVSGIRTIDEVLPDAFGPRALRQAQGPDGEGR
- a CDS encoding thymidine phosphorylase yields the protein MSVEPFDAVDVIRAKRDGGVVPEPALRWMVDAYTRGYVSDAQMASFAMAIFQRGMERDEIRVLTDAMIASGERMSFATLGKKTVDKHSTGGVGDKITLPLAPLVASFGVAVPQLSGRGLGHTGGTLDKLESIPGWRAALSNEEMFAQMQGDVGAVICAAGSGLAPADEKLYALRDVTGTVEAIPLIASSIMSKKIAEGTDALVLDVKFGSGAFMQDIDRARELARTMVALGTDSGVATTALLTDMNVPLGRAIGNANEVRESVEILAGGGPADVRELTVALAREMLALAGQPDADVEAALDGGRAMDTWKAMIRAQDGDPDAALPTARETHVVTAPADGVVTRMDALPFGIAAWRLGAGRARAEDPVIFEAGIDLHAKPGDRVAAGQPLFTLSAADEARFPRAIEALEGAWELGDDAPAVGPIVRERITA